TACATCAAATATCCTGATGCTTTTCCATATGATAAGTTAAATATCATTCTTTAAAGAAAAACAAATTATCTTTATGTGATAATTTATAGCGATATGAAAGTACATACTACAAATTATTTTGACACTTTTATTGAAGTAGCAGAAGATACAAAAGTAGATCACGGAATTATACCACCCAGTAAAGACAAGAAAACCATTGCAGAAATGCAATACGAGCTTATTGCTAAAAATCCCTATCAATTTACTTCTGATGATATTCTTTTTCAGGTTTTTGCTGATCGAAAAGATTTAACAAAAAATGAATACGAAAAAGCTCGAGAACAATTTTTCTCAAAAGGACAAGCTTGCTTTCGCGCTTCACCTCTTACCAAAACATACGGATTTGGTATTCATAACAATCATAATGGAAAAATTGCGCTTTTCGGAATGGAAACTGATGAATATCAAAAGTTTATCAAGGACCCAAAAGTAAAAAAAGTAAAAGCGATGAAATCAAGCAGATAAATTATTTAGAATACAAACAATATACTCAAATATTATGGAAAACTTTGACTGGACTTCTTTCACCAAAAAAATAGCTGTAAAAATCTAAGATTCAGGACATTTACAACGCTTGGACAAAAGCCGATGAATTACAAAGATGGTTTCTTGAAAAAGTTTCTTCAATCTTCATCTAGACTTTGAAAATTTCTCTCATTTTTCATTTGCATTTAGAAAATTGTTCAGACATTCGCCTAAAGCATTGATTAATAAAATAACATGACTAAAAAACTAGCACTACTTCTTTTAATACTGATTTATGGTTGCAACGCTGATATAAATGATAGAGATAAAAGAAACGAAAATTGGGTATACTGGTTAGATTCAAAAACTGGTAAATCATCTTGGATTCCAGTAAGCGACCAAACAACAGTAAAAGACGGAAAATATATTTCATTTTATTCTGAAGGAACCATTTATGAAAAAGGGAAATTAAAAAACGGAAAAAATATTGATACAATTTACTGGTACGATCAAAATGAAAAACTCATACACTACGCTTTGGTTAAATCTGGGAAATTTATCCAGTATTATGTAAATGATGGACCTTATATTTCATATTTCCAAGATGGAAAAGTTTTTGAAAAAGGCATCGTAAAAAATCATAAAATAAAAGATCAATGGACAAGATATTTTAATAATGGAAATATAGAATGGAGTATCGATTTTAAAGATGGTACCGGTCTAAAAACATGGTATTTTGAAGATGGACAAATATCCGCAAAGACTGCATATATTAAAAACAAACTTAGTGGGCAAAATAAACATTGGTTTGAAAACGGTCAAGTGAAAGAAATCTCATACTGGACTAACGGAATGCAAACTGGTTTATTTGAATGTTACTTTGAAAATGGAAAACTTGAACAACGAACGAATTGGAAAAATGATGAACCAGAAGGTCTGAGTGAACGCTGGTATAATAACGGTCAAAAAAAGAACATTCAGTTTTTTAAGGGAGGACTCATTGATGGAAATGGTAAACAATGGCATCCCAACGGTAAATTACAAGTAGATCTAAATTATATTTCTGGAAAAAAGAATGGAAAAGCTCTTAAATATCATGAAAACGGAAATCTTCAAGTTGAAGGAAATTATAAAAACGATGAGCAAGATGGAGTTTGGAAATGGTATGATGAAAATGGGAAATTTATCCAAAAAGATATTTATGTCAATGGAAAATTAATTGAAATTCAAAATAATTTATAACACTTACATAATTATGAATAAATAAAGTGATGGTTTATTTTCATAATTAAAAACTTAAATCATATCATCTAAGCACCTTTGCCTCTTTGCCCCTTCCAAGAAA
This is a stretch of genomic DNA from Flavobacterium endoglycinae. It encodes these proteins:
- a CDS encoding DUF6157 family protein — translated: MKVHTTNYFDTFIEVAEDTKVDHGIIPPSKDKKTIAEMQYELIAKNPYQFTSDDILFQVFADRKDLTKNEYEKAREQFFSKGQACFRASPLTKTYGFGIHNNHNGKIALFGMETDEYQKFIKDPKVKKVKAMKSSR
- a CDS encoding toxin-antitoxin system YwqK family antitoxin; translated protein: MTKKLALLLLILIYGCNADINDRDKRNENWVYWLDSKTGKSSWIPVSDQTTVKDGKYISFYSEGTIYEKGKLKNGKNIDTIYWYDQNEKLIHYALVKSGKFIQYYVNDGPYISYFQDGKVFEKGIVKNHKIKDQWTRYFNNGNIEWSIDFKDGTGLKTWYFEDGQISAKTAYIKNKLSGQNKHWFENGQVKEISYWTNGMQTGLFECYFENGKLEQRTNWKNDEPEGLSERWYNNGQKKNIQFFKGGLIDGNGKQWHPNGKLQVDLNYISGKKNGKALKYHENGNLQVEGNYKNDEQDGVWKWYDENGKFIQKDIYVNGKLIEIQNNL